CCAGGTGGGCGACGTCACCGTGCCCGACGCCACCACGGGCGGCGAGGGCGGCGACTTCGCCATGCAGGCCGCTCCCGGCGAGCTGCTCATCGCCTACTTCGGCTACACGAGCTGCCCCGACATCTGTCCGACCACCCTCGCCGACCTGCGCACGGCGTTCGAGCAGCTCGGTCCCGACTCGGAGCGGATCGACGTGGCGATGGTGACCGTCGACCCCGGGCGCGATCGCGGCGGGAAGCTCAGCAACTACCTGAGCTCGTTCTTCACCCGCTACCACGCCCTGCGCGAGCCCGACCTCGACCGCATCGCCGAGATCGAGGCGCCCTTCGGCGCCTCCTCCGAGGTGGTCCACAACGCCGACGGCACCGTCGACGTCGCCCACAGCGCCATCACCTACGTCATCGACGACACCGGCACGGTCCTCGTTGAGTGGCCCTTCGGCACCGAGCCCGACGCGATGGCCGACGATCTCAGCGTCCTGCTGGAACGCCAGCAGGCGTGACCCGAGAGGAGACCCCCATGCCCACCCCCCACCGCCGGTTCCGGCTGCTCGCCGGCCTCATCGCAGCAGCCGCTCTCGTCGTCGGCCTCGCCGCCTGTGGCAGCGACGGCGACGACGAGGCCACCACCGGCGACACGTCGGCCACCACGGAGACCACCGCAGCCGAGGCGGCTGACGGGGTCGTCAGCGACGAGGACGGTCTCACCATCGCCGACCCGTGGGCGCGCACGAGCCCCATGGACACCACCTACGGTGCCGTCTACCTGGAGCTGACCAGCGCCGAGGGCGACGCCCTCGTGGGCGCCAGCGTGTCGGCGGACGTGGCGGGCACCGTGGAGATCCACGAGACCGTGCCCGCCGACGACTCGACGGGCACGACCATGGCGGGCGAGGGCATGAGCGGCGAGGAGGAAGCGGACACCACCGGGACCACCGTGGCGGGCATGGGCGCAATGACCATGCAGCCCATCGAGTCACTCGAGCTGCCCGCAGGCGAGACCGTCGCCCTCGAGCCGGGCGGCTACCACATCATGCTCATCGACCTGGTGGCACCGCTGGAGACCGGCGAGGAGATCGAGGTGACCCTCACCTTCGAGAGCGGCGGCGAGCGCACGATCGCGGTGCCGGTCCAAGATGACGCGCCCTGACGTGACCGCGGACGAGGCGGGCGCGCGGGCCCGTCCCACCCCCACCGCCATCGCCCTCGGGGCACTCGCGGTGGGGCTGGCCGCGGTCCTCGTCACCGTCGGCATCTGGCTGATGGTCCGGCCCGAGCCGGCAGGCGAGGTGTTCACCATCGACATCCCGGCCGGGACCGGCGCCCGCATCGACGCCGGCGAGGACGTCGAGCTGGTCCCCCGTGAGCTCGAGGTGTCGGTGAACGACACCATCCGCATCGTCAACGAGGACGATCGGGTCCACGACGTCGGCCCCTTCGTGGTGACGGCCAACTCGACCTTCGAGCACACGTTCGACCGGCCGGGGCGCTTCACCGGCGCCTGCACCCTGCATCCCGAGGACTCCTTCACCGTCGTCGTCACCTGAGGGCCCGACGTTCCCGCCCGACCGGGTGCGGACCGTCGGTGAGGTGCGCTCTACCATCGCCCCCCATGGCTGACCCCAACCCCGCCGCTGTCGCCCCCCTCGCCGGCGTACGCGTGATCGAGTGCTCGATGCTCGGCCCCGCCGCCATCACCACGGCCCTCGCCGACCTCGGCGCCGACGTCATCAAGGTCGAGCCGCCCGCCGGCGACTACGGCCGCCAGATGACGTGGCCCATCGTGGAGGGGACCTCCCTGCTCTTCCTGCACGCCAACCGGGGCAAGCGCAGCATCACCCTCGACCTGCGCACGCCCGAGGGCGCCGACATCTTCCGCGACCTCGTGCGCGACGCCGACGTCGTGGTCGAGGCCATGCGCCCCGGCGGCCTGGCCCGGCGGGGCCTGGGCTACGACGACCTCAAGGCCGTGAACCCCCGCATCGTGTTCATGACCATCTCGGGCTACGGCATGACCGGCCCCTACAAGGACTACCCGAGCCACGGCATCGCCTACGACACGTGGGCCGGCATCGTGAAGCCCGAGGTCGACGAGGACGGCTTCACCTACATCCCCGAGCACGTGTCCATCGGCATCAACGCCGGCCCGGTGTTCGGTGCCCTCGGCATCCTCGCCGGCGTCATCCACGCCCGCACGACCGGGGAGGGCATGGCCCTCGAGGTGGCGCAGTCGGACTCGGCGGCGGCCATCGACTGGCTGCGCTCCGAGACCTACCGCGCCTACGAGCGCCCCGAGAGCGAGGTCACCGGCAACCCGTCGGACGACTACGTGCGTCGCGCCCCGGGCACCGCGGGCATGAAGGACGGCGTCCGCTACAACATCTACGAGTCCGCCGACGGCCACGTGCTCTTCATGGCCTCCGAGCGGGAGTTCTGGAAGAACTTCTGCGAGGGCGTGGGTCGTCCCGAGCTCTTCGAGGCCCACCCCGGCTCGAAGTACGCCGACCACGCCGTCGGGAACACCGAGCTGCGGGCCGAGCTGCGCGAGATCTTCCGCACCAAGACCACGGTCGAGTGGCTCGAGTTCGGCGGCGAGCACAACACGCCGCTGGCCCCGGTGAACACGCCGAAGACCATCGCCGACGACCCGCAGTTCCAGGACCGGATGCCCTGGCTGCCCAAGGAGGCCGTCGGTGCCGACCAGACGCCGCTGCCGGTCAAGGTCCTCGGCGCCGAGCTGCCCGTGCCGACGATGGCCCCCACGGCCGGCGAGCACACCGACGAGGTGCTGGCCGACGTGTGCGGCTACGACGCCGAGCGCATCGCCGCTCTGCACGCCGCCGGCGCGCTCGGCACCCCTCCCGACGCCAGCTGATCACTTAACCAATTCTTGGCGCGGCGCTGAGGCTCACCTTCCTCGTCGGGGAGGAAGGTGGCGGCATGAACCTCGAGATCTCCAACCTCATGGGCCTCCCCGCCCACCCCCTGATCGTGCACGGCGTCGTGGTGCTCGTCCCGTTGGCGGCGCTGGGCCTGTTGCTCTCCGCGGTGTGGCCCGCCGCCCGGGACAAGATCGGCTGGATCACCGTCGGCATCTCGGCCCTCTGCCTCGTGATGATCCCCTTCGCCACGGGCAGCGGCGAGAACCTCGAGGAGCGCGTCGACGAGACCCGTCTGGTCGAAGAGCACGCCGAGTTGGCCGAGCGCATGCTCCCGTGGGTCATCCTCCTGTTCGCCGCCGCTCTTCTGGTGATGCTCTTCTTCCACTACCGCGACAAGGTCCACGCCAAGGTGGCCGACGGCTCGCTGAGCGAGGCCCCCGGTTGGATGAAGATCGCCTCACCGCTGCTCATCGCCTTCGCCATCATCGCCTCGCTGGGCAACGTGTGGACCACCTACGAGGTCGGCCACAGCGGCGCCAAGGCCACGTGGGACGACACCCCCACCGAGGAGCACGAAGGCGGCGAGGAACACGAGAGCGAGGAAGAGGAAGAGGGCCTGCCCGCCCTCGAAGCCGGCACGCTCACGCTGACCTGAGCCGCCGGCCGGCTCAGAGCCGGCGCAGCGTGTCGGGTGGGGTGCCGGCGTAGTCCACCCAGGCGTCGGGTGACGCGGCCAGCGCGGACAGCCAGCCCACCGCCACCTTGCGCTTGACCGCCGCGCCGGGACGGAACGCGCCGCTGGACGAGGGCGCGAGGACCTCGTGGTCGACGGCCCAGTCGAGGGCGTCGTGGTACCAGCTGGTGGCGCCGACGTCGGTGAGGTCGATGTCCGGTGCATCGGTCGGGGCGCCGAGCAGGCGCCAGAGCATCACCGCGAACTGGGAGCGGGTCACCGCGCCGGCGGGTCGGAAGGCGCCACCCGCGCCGGGGACGAACACGCCTTCGGCGACGGCCCAGTCGAGGGCGTCGTGGTACGAGGCGCTCGCGGCGACGTCGGTGAACGACGAGGCGGGGGCACCGGTCGGGCGCCCCGCGAAGCGCCACAGCAAGAGGACGGCGTTCTTGCGGTTCAACGCGTTACCCGGGCGGAAGGAGGTGCCGGTGAGCAGGTCGTGGCAGTCCACCCAGTCGACGGCGTCGAGGAAGGCGGCGTCGCGCTCAGGGTCGACGTCGGCGAACCCGTTGTCGGGCGGCGCCACGTTGCAGTCGGTCGGCGTCGTGGTCATCGCCGCGC
The Acidimicrobiales bacterium genome window above contains:
- a CDS encoding SCO family protein; translated protein: MAAVLVTGALLVASCGSDGGESGAPSTDDTSLSGITRPEPLQVGDVTVPDATTGGEGGDFAMQAAPGELLIAYFGYTSCPDICPTTLADLRTAFEQLGPDSERIDVAMVTVDPGRDRGGKLSNYLSSFFTRYHALREPDLDRIAEIEAPFGASSEVVHNADGTVDVAHSAITYVIDDTGTVLVEWPFGTEPDAMADDLSVLLERQQA
- a CDS encoding copper chaperone PCu(A)C, translated to MPTPHRRFRLLAGLIAAAALVVGLAACGSDGDDEATTGDTSATTETTAAEAADGVVSDEDGLTIADPWARTSPMDTTYGAVYLELTSAEGDALVGASVSADVAGTVEIHETVPADDSTGTTMAGEGMSGEEEADTTGTTVAGMGAMTMQPIESLELPAGETVALEPGGYHIMLIDLVAPLETGEEIEVTLTFESGGERTIAVPVQDDAP
- a CDS encoding CoA transferase, giving the protein MADPNPAAVAPLAGVRVIECSMLGPAAITTALADLGADVIKVEPPAGDYGRQMTWPIVEGTSLLFLHANRGKRSITLDLRTPEGADIFRDLVRDADVVVEAMRPGGLARRGLGYDDLKAVNPRIVFMTISGYGMTGPYKDYPSHGIAYDTWAGIVKPEVDEDGFTYIPEHVSIGINAGPVFGALGILAGVIHARTTGEGMALEVAQSDSAAAIDWLRSETYRAYERPESEVTGNPSDDYVRRAPGTAGMKDGVRYNIYESADGHVLFMASEREFWKNFCEGVGRPELFEAHPGSKYADHAVGNTELRAELREIFRTKTTVEWLEFGGEHNTPLAPVNTPKTIADDPQFQDRMPWLPKEAVGADQTPLPVKVLGAELPVPTMAPTAGEHTDEVLADVCGYDAERIAALHAAGALGTPPDAS